A single Cyanobacteriota bacterium DNA region contains:
- a CDS encoding sugar phosphate nucleotidyltransferase, translating into MKAMILAAGKGTRVRPITYTIPKPLIPI; encoded by the coding sequence ATGAAAGCAATGATTCTGGCAGCAGGTAAAGGTACTCGGGTGCGTCCGATTACTTATACAATCCCTAAGCCCTTGATTCCAATCT